DNA from Nitrospiria bacterium:
TCATCCGCTCCGCAACTTAGCAGGAGGAATGCAAGCCCGCCGAACCCTATGCAGGCTGCCATCATTCTGACCATTGGTTTGATCCCGAACACCTTCGACCTCCTTTGGTAGACTCCGCCTAACCGATGAATTCCCCGCCTTCTTCCAGGCTTTTCAATGCTTGAGCGACTATTTTCTCCTCGGCCGGTCGAACGACAACCTGCCCGATCTTTACGGGCAACACAAAATGCATCCTGCCGCCGGAAACCTTCTTGTCCAGCTTCATTATCTTAATTATATCGGCCGGCTTGATTTTGGGCAAGGCGACCGGAAGCCCCGCCCTTTTGAGGAGCTCGATCTGACGCCGCGCGCTCGGGACATCCATTAGGCCGAGCCGGACGGAAAGCTGAGCGGCGAAGGCGATCCCGATCGAGACGGCCTCGCCGTGAAGATAGGTCCTGTAGTTCGTGGCGGTTTCCAGCGCGTGTCCAAGTGTATGCCCGTAGTTGAGGATCTTTCTCAATCCGCCTTCCCGCTCGTCTTTCTGAACCACCTCCGCCTTGATGGCGCAGGATCGTCGAATGGCATGGGTCAGGGCCGCCGGCTCCAATTTCAGGATCTTGTCGATATTGTCTTCCAGATAGGAAAAGAATCCTTCATCCTGGATCACGCCGTACTTGATCACTTCGGCAAGACCCGAGACGAATTCGCGCCGGTTGAGCGTTTTTAATACCCCGGTATCGATCCAGACCAGTTTCGGTTGATAAAAGGCGCCGATCAGATTTTTCCCGTGGGCGTGATCCACCCCGGTTTTTCCACCGATGCTGGCATCCACCTGCGCCGCCAGCGTGGTCGGAACCTGGATGAACCCGATGCCGCGCAGGAATGTCGCGGCCGCAAACCCGGCCAGATCGCCGATCACGCCGCCGCCCAGGGCCAGAAGGGTCGAGCTCCGCTCAAACGATCTTCGGATCAGCTCATCGTATACGCGGGAAACCGACCGGAGATTCTTGTGTTGTTCGCCGTCGGGCAGGGTGACCACGGCGACTTCAAAGCCGGCCTTTCGCAGGCTTCGCGTCACGACGGACCCGTAGAGGCGGCCCACCCGTGGATTCGTAATCACCCCGACTTTCCCCTTGAGCCCCAGCGAGACCAAGCGCTCGCCGATCCGGGGCAGGATCCCGTCTCCGATCTCGATCGAATAGCTTCGCTCGGCGAGATCGACCCGGATCGGACCCGTCTCCGAGACGATATCCCGGATCATTCTCGCCACCTGGTCCGGAGTCTTGTGGGTGGTGTCGATCCGGTAGTCGGAAAGGAGATAATACGGCCGTCGGGTTTTCAACAGTTGCCGGACGCGCTCCGAGCGCCGCCCGTGCTGT
Protein-coding regions in this window:
- the aroB gene encoding 3-dehydroquinate synthase, which gives rise to MRNIILVGFMGTGKSEVGKRLAGELGWDFEDTDLRIQEREGRTIPEIFKESGEAHFRKREREVVAELANRKSCVIATGGGVVTDPVNLRRLQRNGVLIGLEATPDAILARTAGSERPLLQHGRRSERVRQLLKTRRPYYLLSDYRIDTTHKTPDQVARMIRDIVSETGPIRVDLAERSYSIEIGDGILPRIGERLVSLGLKGKVGVITNPRVGRLYGSVVTRSLRKAGFEVAVVTLPDGEQHKNLRSVSRVYDELIRRSFERSSTLLALGGGVIGDLAGFAAATFLRGIGFIQVPTTLAAQVDASIGGKTGVDHAHGKNLIGAFYQPKLVWIDTGVLKTLNRREFVSGLAEVIKYGVIQDEGFFSYLEDNIDKILKLEPAALTHAIRRSCAIKAEVVQKDEREGGLRKILNYGHTLGHALETATNYRTYLHGEAVSIGIAFAAQLSVRLGLMDVPSARRQIELLKRAGLPVALPKIKPADIIKIMKLDKKVSGGRMHFVLPVKIGQVVVRPAEEKIVAQALKSLEEGGEFIG